In the genome of Pseudomonas sp. P5_109, one region contains:
- the rnr gene encoding ribonuclease R: MADWQSLDPEAAREAEKYENPIPSRELILQHLADRGSPANREQLVEEFGLTTEDQIEALRRRLRAMERDAQLIYTRRGTYAPVDKLDLILGRISGHRDGFGFLVPDDGSDDLFMSPAQMRLVFDGDRALARVSGLDRRGRREGMIVEVVSRAHETIVGRYFEEGGIGFVVADNPKIQQEVLVTPGRNANAQIGQFVEVKITHWPTPRFQPQGDVVEVVGNYMAPGMEIDVALRTYDIPHVWPDAVLKEAGKLKPEVEEKDKEKRIDLRHLPFVTIDGEDARDFDDAVYCEARPGKLRLFSGGWKLYVAIADVSSYVKLGSALDAEAQVRGNSVYFPERVIPMLPEQLSNGLCSLNPQVDRLAMVCEMTISKSGEMTDYCFYEAVIHSHARLTYNKVSAMLETPKATEARKLRGEYTDVVPHLKQLYSLYKVLLAARHVRGAIDFETQETRIIFGSERKIAEIRPTIRNDAHKLIEECMLAANVATAEFLKKHEIPALYRVHDGPPPERLEKLRAFLGELGLSLHKGKDGPSPKDYQALLAGIKDRPDFHLIQTVMLRSLSQAVYSADNQGHFGLNYEAYTHFTSPIRRYPDLLTHRAIRSVIHSKQDTPHVRRAGAMTIPKARIYPYDEAALEQLGEQCSMSERRADEATRDVVNWLKCEFMKDRVGESFPGVITAVTGFGLFVELTDIYVEGLVHVTALPGDYYHFDPVHHRLAGERTGRSFRLGDTVEVRVMRVDLDERKIDFEMAETTISAPIGRKKRGTETAAPAASSKKSEAEPAPAKTGRRPAKEKAAEAYRPSDAAAKNAEVRKSREMKQALLAGAKSGGKAASGGKTSRSTPDKAVGGKPAKPSKHRKGPPKAGSAPAKSGGARKPKAKP, translated from the coding sequence ATGGCCGATTGGCAGTCCCTCGATCCCGAGGCCGCTCGTGAAGCGGAAAAATATGAAAACCCTATTCCTAGCCGTGAACTGATCCTTCAGCACCTCGCTGATCGAGGTTCGCCTGCTAACCGCGAGCAACTGGTCGAAGAGTTTGGTCTGACCACAGAAGACCAGATCGAAGCCCTGCGCCGCCGCCTGCGCGCCATGGAGCGCGATGCTCAACTCATCTATACCCGTCGCGGCACTTATGCGCCGGTGGACAAGCTCGACCTGATCCTGGGCCGCATCAGTGGTCACCGCGATGGCTTCGGCTTCCTGGTGCCGGACGATGGCAGTGATGACCTGTTCATGAGCCCGGCGCAGATGCGCCTGGTGTTCGACGGTGACCGTGCCCTGGCCCGTGTTTCCGGTCTGGATCGTCGTGGTCGCCGCGAAGGCATGATCGTCGAAGTGGTGTCCCGCGCTCACGAAACCATCGTTGGCCGCTACTTCGAAGAGGGTGGCATCGGTTTTGTCGTTGCCGACAACCCGAAGATCCAGCAGGAAGTGCTGGTCACGCCGGGTCGTAACGCCAACGCGCAGATCGGTCAGTTCGTCGAAGTGAAGATCACTCACTGGCCGACGCCACGCTTCCAGCCGCAAGGCGACGTGGTCGAGGTCGTGGGCAACTACATGGCGCCGGGCATGGAAATCGATGTTGCCCTGCGTACCTACGACATTCCTCACGTCTGGCCTGACGCCGTGCTCAAGGAAGCCGGCAAGCTCAAGCCGGAAGTCGAAGAGAAGGACAAAGAGAAGCGCATCGACCTGCGTCATCTGCCGTTCGTCACCATCGACGGCGAAGATGCCCGCGACTTCGATGACGCGGTCTACTGCGAAGCCCGTCCGGGCAAGCTGCGCCTGTTCTCCGGTGGCTGGAAGTTGTACGTGGCGATTGCCGACGTCTCCAGCTACGTGAAACTCGGTTCGGCGCTGGATGCCGAAGCGCAGGTTCGCGGCAACTCGGTGTACTTCCCCGAGCGCGTGATTCCGATGTTGCCCGAGCAGCTGTCCAACGGTTTGTGCTCGCTGAACCCGCAAGTCGATCGCCTGGCCATGGTTTGTGAGATGACCATCTCCAAATCCGGCGAAATGACCGACTACTGCTTCTACGAAGCGGTGATCCACTCCCATGCCCGCCTGACCTACAACAAGGTCAGTGCGATGCTGGAAACGCCGAAAGCCACTGAGGCGCGCAAACTGCGCGGTGAGTACACCGACGTCGTACCGCACCTCAAGCAGCTGTACTCGCTGTACAAGGTATTGCTGGCGGCCCGTCACGTACGTGGCGCGATCGATTTCGAAACTCAGGAAACCCGGATTATCTTCGGTTCCGAGCGCAAGATCGCTGAAATCCGTCCGACCATTCGTAACGACGCGCACAAGCTGATCGAGGAATGCATGCTGGCGGCCAACGTGGCCACCGCTGAATTCCTGAAGAAGCACGAAATCCCGGCGCTGTATCGCGTCCACGATGGTCCGCCACCGGAGCGTCTGGAAAAACTGCGCGCGTTCCTCGGCGAGCTCGGCCTGTCCCTGCACAAAGGCAAGGATGGCCCGTCGCCAAAGGATTACCAGGCTCTGCTGGCCGGTATCAAGGATCGCCCGGATTTCCACCTGATCCAGACCGTCATGCTGCGTTCGTTGAGCCAAGCGGTGTACAGCGCCGATAACCAGGGCCACTTCGGCCTGAATTACGAGGCGTACACGCACTTCACTTCGCCGATCCGTCGCTACCCGGACTTGCTCACGCACCGGGCGATTCGCAGCGTGATCCATTCGAAGCAGGACACCCCGCACGTTCGCCGTGCCGGTGCGATGACCATTCCGAAGGCACGCATCTATCCGTACGACGAAGCAGCCCTGGAGCAGCTCGGCGAGCAGTGCTCGATGAGCGAGCGCCGTGCTGACGAAGCAACCCGCGACGTAGTGAACTGGCTCAAGTGCGAGTTCATGAAGGATCGCGTGGGCGAATCGTTCCCGGGTGTGATCACCGCCGTGACCGGTTTTGGTCTGTTCGTCGAGCTGACCGATATCTACGTCGAAGGCCTGGTGCACGTCACCGCGCTGCCGGGCGATTACTACCACTTCGACCCTGTGCACCACCGCCTGGCCGGTGAGCGTACCGGTCGTAGCTTCCGCTTGGGCGACACCGTGGAAGTGCGGGTCATGCGCGTCGACCTCGACGAACGCAAGATCGACTTCGAGATGGCTGAAACAACCATCAGCGCGCCGATCGGTCGCAAGAAACGTGGTACTGAAACCGCAGCACCTGCGGCGTCTTCCAAAAAATCGGAAGCAGAGCCGGCCCCGGCGAAAACCGGTCGTCGTCCTGCCAAGGAAAAGGCTGCAGAAGCCTATCGCCCGAGCGATGCGGCGGCGAAAAACGCCGAAGTGCGCAAGAGTCGTGAAATGAAACAGGCGTTGCTGGCCGGTGCGAAAAGCGGCGGTAAAGCGGCGTCTGGGGGAAAGACCAGTCGGTCGACGCCTGACAAGGCCGTCGGCGGCAAGCCAGCCAAACCGAGCAAACATCGTAAAGGCCCGCCAAAAGCGGGCTCGGCTCCAGCCAAGAGTGGCGGGGCGCGTAAACCTAAGGCCAAGCCATGA
- the rlmB gene encoding 23S rRNA (guanosine(2251)-2'-O)-methyltransferase RlmB, whose translation MSQLEKIYGVHAVEALLRHHPKRVKQIWLAEGRNDPRVQTLIELANENRVQVGQAERREMDAWVEGVHQGVVADVSPSQVWGEAMLDELLDRTDGAPLLLVLDGVTDPHNLGACLRSADAAGALAVIVPKDKSATLTPVVRKIACGAAEVIPLVAVTNLARTLEKLQQRGLWVVGTAGEAEVSLYDQDLTGPTILIMGAEGKGMRRLTREHCDYLVNLPMAGSVSSLNVSVATGVCLFEAQRQRSVKAKAAAKKP comes from the coding sequence ATGAGTCAGTTGGAAAAGATCTACGGCGTCCATGCTGTAGAAGCGTTGTTGCGTCATCACCCGAAACGCGTGAAGCAGATCTGGCTGGCCGAAGGCCGCAATGATCCTCGGGTCCAGACGCTGATTGAGCTGGCCAACGAAAACCGGGTCCAGGTCGGCCAGGCCGAGCGCCGCGAAATGGACGCCTGGGTTGAAGGCGTGCACCAGGGTGTGGTCGCGGACGTGAGTCCGAGCCAGGTCTGGGGCGAGGCGATGCTCGACGAGTTGCTCGATCGCACCGACGGCGCGCCGTTGTTGCTGGTGCTCGATGGCGTGACCGATCCGCATAACCTCGGTGCCTGCCTGCGTTCCGCCGATGCGGCGGGTGCGCTGGCAGTGATCGTGCCGAAGGACAAGTCGGCGACCCTGACTCCGGTTGTACGAAAAATCGCCTGCGGCGCGGCGGAAGTGATTCCGCTGGTTGCCGTGACCAACCTGGCGCGCACCCTGGAAAAGCTCCAGCAGCGTGGTTTGTGGGTGGTCGGTACGGCCGGTGAAGCTGAAGTCAGCCTGTATGACCAGGATCTGACCGGCCCGACCATCCTGATCATGGGTGCCGAAGGCAAAGGCATGCGTCGCCTGACCCGCGAGCATTGCGACTACCTGGTGAACCTGCCGATGGCCGGTAGCGTCAGCAGTCTCAACGTTTCTGTTGCAACCGGTGTCTGCCTGTTCGAAGCGCAGCGCCAGCGCAGTGTCAAAGCCAAGGCTGCTGCCAAGAAGCCCTGA
- the rpsF gene encoding 30S ribosomal protein S6 — protein sequence MRHYEIIFLVHPDQSEQVGGMVERYTKLIEEDGGKIHRLEDWGRRQLAYAINNVHKAHYVMLNVECTGKALAELEDNFRYNDAVIRNLVIRRDEAVTGQSEMLKAEENRSERRERRDRPEHEGAESADSDDSDNSDNADE from the coding sequence ATGCGTCATTACGAAATCATCTTTTTGGTCCACCCGGATCAAAGCGAGCAAGTCGGCGGCATGGTTGAGCGTTACACCAAGCTGATCGAAGAAGACGGCGGCAAAATCCACCGTCTGGAAGATTGGGGCCGTCGTCAACTGGCCTACGCAATCAACAATGTTCACAAGGCTCACTACGTGATGCTGAACGTTGAGTGCACTGGCAAGGCCCTGGCCGAGCTGGAAGACAACTTCCGCTACAACGATGCAGTGATCCGTAACCTGGTCATCCGTCGCGACGAAGCCGTTACCGGCCAGTCCGAGATGCTCAAGGCTGAAGAAAACCGCAGTGAGCGCCGTGAGCGTCGCGACCGTCCTGAGCACGAAGGCGCTGAAAGCGCTGATAGTGATGACAGCGACAACAGCGATAACGCTGACGAGTAA
- the rpsR gene encoding 30S ribosomal protein S18 — protein MARFFRRRKFCRFTAEDVKEIDYKDLNTLKAYVSETGKIVPSRITGTKARYQRQLATAIKRARFLALLAYTDSHGR, from the coding sequence ATGGCACGTTTCTTCCGTCGTCGTAAATTCTGCCGCTTCACCGCTGAAGACGTGAAAGAGATCGATTACAAAGATCTCAACACTCTGAAAGCCTACGTATCCGAGACCGGCAAAATTGTTCCAAGCCGCATCACCGGTACCAAAGCTCGTTATCAGCGTCAGCTGGCCACCGCTATCAAGCGCGCCCGCTTCCTGGCCCTGCTGGCCTACACCGACAGCCACGGCCGCTGA
- the rplI gene encoding 50S ribosomal protein L9: MQLILLEKVTNLGNLGDKVNVKAGYGRNYLLPYGKATAATPANLAAFEERRAELEKAAADRKASAESRAAQLAELEVTITATAGDEGKLFGSIGTHDIADALTASGVEVQKSEVRLPNGTIRNVGEFDVAVHLHAEVEATVRVVVVAA; the protein is encoded by the coding sequence ATGCAACTGATCCTTCTGGAAAAAGTCACCAACCTGGGCAACCTGGGTGACAAAGTGAACGTTAAGGCTGGTTACGGTCGTAACTACCTGCTGCCTTACGGCAAAGCTACCGCTGCGACCCCAGCCAACCTGGCTGCGTTCGAAGAGCGTCGCGCTGAGCTGGAAAAAGCTGCAGCAGATCGCAAAGCATCGGCTGAAAGCCGCGCTGCCCAACTGGCCGAGCTGGAAGTGACCATCACTGCCACCGCTGGCGACGAAGGCAAGCTGTTCGGTTCGATCGGTACTCACGACATCGCTGACGCACTGACCGCCTCCGGCGTTGAAGTGCAGAAGAGCGAAGTTCGTCTGCCGAACGGCACCATCCGCAACGTAGGCGAATTCGACGTAGCCGTGCACCTGCACGCCGAAGTTGAAGCCACCGTACGCGTTGTCGTGGTAGCAGCTTAA
- the dnaB gene encoding replicative DNA helicase, with protein MNEISAPEQYDLQTAALKVPPHSIEAEQAVLGGLMLDNNAWERVLDQVSDGDFYRHDHRLIFRAIAKLADQNMPIDVVTLSEQLDKEGQTSQVGGLGYLGELAKNTPSVANIKAYAQIVRQRATLRQLIGISTEIADSAFNPEGRTAEEILDEAERQIFAIAEARPKTGGPVGVNDLLTKAIDRIDTLFNTDNAITGLSTGYTDLDEKTSGLQPADLIIVAGRPSMGKTTFAMNLVENAVLRSDKAVLVYSLEMPGESLVMRMLSSLGRIDQTKVRSGQLEDDDWPRLTSAVNLLNDRKLFIDDTAGISPSEMRARTRRLAREHGEIGLIMIDYLQLMQIPGSGGDNRTNEISEISRSLKALAKEFNCPVVALSQLNRSLEQRPNKRPINSDLRESGAIEQDADVIMFVYRDEVYHPETEHKGIAEIIIGKQRNGPIGFIRLAFIGKYTRFENLAPGSYNFDDDE; from the coding sequence ATGAACGAAATCTCCGCTCCTGAGCAATACGATCTGCAAACCGCCGCGCTGAAAGTGCCGCCGCATTCCATCGAGGCCGAACAGGCTGTACTCGGTGGTCTGATGCTGGACAACAACGCCTGGGAGCGCGTGCTCGATCAAGTCTCCGACGGCGATTTCTATAGACATGACCACCGTCTGATTTTCCGTGCGATCGCCAAGCTGGCCGATCAGAACATGCCGATCGACGTCGTGACCCTGTCCGAGCAACTGGACAAGGAAGGTCAGACGTCGCAAGTTGGCGGCCTCGGTTACCTCGGCGAGCTGGCGAAAAACACCCCGTCGGTCGCTAACATCAAGGCCTATGCGCAGATCGTCCGTCAGCGCGCGACGTTGCGCCAACTGATCGGCATCAGCACCGAGATCGCTGACAGCGCCTTCAACCCGGAAGGTCGCACTGCCGAGGAGATCCTCGATGAAGCCGAGCGCCAGATCTTCGCGATTGCCGAGGCCCGGCCGAAAACCGGTGGCCCGGTGGGCGTCAACGACCTGTTGACCAAGGCCATCGATCGCATCGACACGCTGTTCAACACGGACAACGCCATTACCGGCCTGTCCACTGGCTACACCGATCTTGATGAGAAGACCAGCGGCCTGCAGCCGGCTGACTTGATCATCGTCGCCGGTCGTCCATCGATGGGTAAAACCACCTTCGCGATGAACCTGGTGGAAAACGCCGTACTGCGCAGCGACAAGGCCGTTCTGGTGTATTCCCTCGAGATGCCAGGTGAATCGCTGGTCATGCGTATGCTGTCGTCCCTCGGTCGGATCGACCAGACCAAGGTGCGTTCCGGTCAGCTGGAAGATGACGACTGGCCGCGCCTGACTTCGGCGGTGAACCTGCTCAATGACCGCAAGCTGTTCATCGACGACACCGCCGGTATCAGCCCGTCGGAAATGCGTGCGCGCACCCGGCGTCTGGCGCGTGAGCACGGTGAGATCGGCCTGATCATGATCGACTACCTCCAGTTGATGCAGATTCCAGGTTCCGGCGGCGACAACCGAACCAACGAGATTTCTGAAATCTCGCGTTCCTTGAAAGCCTTGGCCAAGGAATTCAACTGCCCGGTGGTGGCGCTGTCCCAGCTCAACCGCTCCCTCGAGCAGCGGCCGAACAAACGGCCGATCAACTCCGACCTCCGGGAATCCGGAGCCATCGAGCAGGATGCCGACGTGATCATGTTCGTTTACCGCGACGAGGTGTATCACCCGGAAACCGAGCACAAGGGCATTGCCGAAATCATCATCGGCAAGCAGCGGAACGGTCCGATCGGCTTTATCCGCCTGGCGTTCATCGGTAAGTACACCCGCTTCGAGAACCTGGCGCCGGGTAGCTATAACTTCGATGACGACGAGTAA
- a CDS encoding YgiQ family radical SAM protein, whose protein sequence is MQAAKPLFDYPKYWAECFGPAPFLPMSREEMDQLGWDSCDIIIVTGDAYVDHPSFGMAIIGRLLESQGFRVGIIAQPNWQSKDDFMKLGEPNLFFGVAAGNMDSMINRYTADKKIRSDDAYTPGGMAGKRPDRASLVYSQRCKEAYKHVPIVLGGIEASLRRIAHYDYWQDRVRNSILIDASADILLYGNAERAIVEVAQRLSYGHKIEDITDVRGTAFIRRDTPQGWYEVDSTRIDRPGKIDKIINPYVNTQDTQACAIEQEKGPVEDPQEAKVVQILASPRMTRDKTVIRLPSVEKVRNDAVLYAHANRVLHLETNPGNARALVQKHGEVDVWFNPPPIPMTTEEMDYVFGMPYARIPHPAYGKEKIPAYDMIRFSVNIMRGCFGGCTFCSITEHEGRIIQNRSHESIIREIEEIRDKVPGFTGVISDLGGPTANMYRIACKSPEIESACRKPSCVFPGICPNLNTDHSALIQLYRSARELPGVKKILIASGLRYDLAVESPEYVKELVTHHVGGYLKIAPEHTEEGPLNQMMKPGIGSYDKFKRMFEKYSKEAGKEQYLIPYFIAAHPGTTDEDMMNLALWLKGNGFRADQVQAFYPSPMATATAMYHSGKNPLRKVTYKSDAVTIVKSEEQRRLHKAFLRYHDPKGWPMLREALTRMGRADLIGPGKNQLIPLHQPSTDSYQSARRKNSTPAGSHKVAGEKTTKILTQHTGLPPRASDGGNPWDKREQAKAAAFARNQQAAKERKDAAKGKGPKPARKPVVPR, encoded by the coding sequence ATGCAAGCAGCCAAGCCGTTATTTGACTATCCCAAGTACTGGGCCGAATGTTTCGGGCCAGCGCCGTTCCTGCCCATGAGCAGGGAGGAGATGGATCAGCTCGGCTGGGATTCCTGCGACATCATCATCGTTACCGGTGATGCCTACGTCGACCACCCGTCGTTCGGCATGGCGATCATCGGCCGGCTGCTGGAGTCCCAGGGCTTCCGCGTGGGGATCATTGCCCAGCCGAACTGGCAGTCCAAAGACGATTTCATGAAGCTCGGCGAGCCGAACCTGTTCTTCGGTGTCGCGGCCGGCAACATGGACTCGATGATCAACCGCTACACCGCCGACAAGAAAATCCGTTCCGATGACGCCTACACGCCAGGTGGCATGGCCGGCAAGCGTCCGGACCGTGCGAGCCTGGTCTACAGCCAGCGCTGCAAGGAAGCCTACAAGCATGTGCCGATCGTGCTCGGCGGCATCGAGGCGTCCCTGCGCCGCATCGCGCATTACGATTACTGGCAGGACCGGGTACGCAACTCGATCCTGATCGACGCCAGCGCCGACATCCTGCTCTACGGCAACGCCGAGCGGGCCATCGTCGAGGTCGCCCAGCGCCTGTCCTACGGTCACAAGATCGAAGACATCACCGACGTGCGCGGCACCGCGTTCATCCGTCGTGACACGCCGCAAGGCTGGTACGAAGTCGATTCCACGCGCATCGACCGTCCGGGCAAGATCGACAAGATCATCAACCCGTACGTGAATACCCAGGACACCCAGGCCTGCGCCATCGAGCAGGAGAAGGGGCCGGTTGAAGACCCGCAGGAAGCCAAGGTCGTGCAGATCCTGGCCAGCCCGCGCATGACCCGCGACAAGACCGTGATTCGTTTGCCGTCGGTGGAAAAAGTCCGTAACGATGCGGTGCTCTACGCCCACGCCAACCGCGTGCTGCACCTGGAAACCAACCCGGGCAACGCCCGTGCGCTGGTGCAGAAGCATGGCGAAGTGGACGTCTGGTTCAACCCGCCACCGATTCCGATGACCACCGAAGAAATGGACTACGTGTTCGGTATGCCCTATGCGCGCATTCCGCACCCGGCGTACGGCAAGGAGAAGATCCCGGCCTACGACATGATCCGTTTCTCGGTGAACATCATGCGTGGCTGCTTCGGCGGCTGCACCTTCTGCTCGATCACCGAGCACGAAGGCCGGATCATCCAGAACCGTTCCCACGAGTCGATCATTCGCGAAATCGAAGAGATCCGTGACAAGGTTCCCGGTTTTACCGGCGTGATCTCCGACCTCGGCGGCCCGACCGCGAACATGTACCGCATCGCGTGCAAGAGCCCGGAAATCGAATCCGCGTGCCGCAAGCCATCGTGCGTGTTCCCTGGCATCTGCCCGAACCTGAACACCGACCACTCGGCGCTGATCCAGCTGTACCGCAGCGCCCGTGAATTGCCGGGTGTGAAGAAGATCCTGATTGCTTCCGGCCTGCGCTACGACCTCGCGGTCGAGTCGCCGGAGTACGTCAAGGAACTGGTGACCCACCACGTCGGTGGTTACCTGAAGATCGCCCCGGAACACACCGAGGAAGGTCCGCTCAACCAGATGATGAAACCGGGCATCGGCAGCTATGACAAGTTCAAGCGCATGTTCGAGAAGTACTCCAAGGAAGCGGGCAAGGAGCAGTACCTGATTCCGTACTTCATCGCTGCCCACCCGGGCACCACCGATGAAGACATGATGAACCTGGCCCTGTGGCTCAAGGGCAACGGCTTCCGCGCCGACCAGGTGCAGGCGTTCTACCCGTCGCCGATGGCCACCGCCACCGCGATGTACCACTCGGGCAAGAACCCGCTGCGCAAGGTGACGTACAAGAGCGACGCGGTGACCATCGTCAAGAGCGAGGAGCAGCGTCGTCTGCACAAGGCATTCTTGCGTTATCACGACCCGAAAGGCTGGCCGATGCTGCGTGAAGCGTTGACCCGCATGGGCCGCGCCGATCTGATCGGGCCGGGCAAGAACCAGCTGATCCCGCTGCACCAGCCGTCGACCGACAGCTACCAGAGCGCCCGTCGCAAGAACTCGACGCCAGCCGGTAGCCACAAGGTTGCAGGGGAAAAGACCACCAAGATCTTGACCCAGCACACCGGCCTGCCACCACGCGCGAGCGATGGCGGCAACCCGTGGGACAAGCGTGAGCAAGCCAAGGCTGCGGCGTTCGCCCGCAACCAGCAGGCGGCCAAGGAGCGCAAGGACGCGGCCAAGGGCAAAGGACCAAAGCCGGCCCGTAAGCCGGTCGTACCGCGCTAA